A genomic stretch from Rhipicephalus sanguineus isolate Rsan-2018 unplaced genomic scaffold, BIME_Rsan_1.4 Seq366, whole genome shotgun sequence includes:
- the LOC119377142 gene encoding protein DDI1 homolog 2 encodes MKLTVTTLSGELYMIDVGAEMELEGLKALCEFESGVPAREMVLMHEGRPLLDEKRSLKSHSIKEGDVLLIQHLVPPTNASTSSGAGPPLTTLDFSRIPVPAGGQSSGSSLDAWQHDCAVCFPPRLPNNVRSSLPLFCGKREPSLNDSQVVEHWLDNNFSSRQSSVFPRTSI; translated from the exons ATGAAGCTCACGGTGACGACGCTTTCGGGCGAGCTGTACATGATCGACGTGGGCGCCGAGATGGAGCTGGAGGGGCTGAAGGCGCTCTGCGAATTCGAGTCCGGTGTTCCCGCCAGGGAGATGGTGCTCATGCACGAAGGCCGCCCGCTGCTCGACGAAAAGCGCTCGCTCAAGTCGCACTCCATCAAGGAGGGAGACGTGCTGCTCATTCAGCACCTCGTGCCTCCGACCAACGCGTCCACCAGCTCCG GTGCCGGGCCGCCCCTGACGACGCTAGATTTCAGTCGTATCCCTGTCCCGGCCGGCGGCCAAAGCTCAGGTAGTTCATTGGATGCATGGCAGCATGACTGTGCTGTTTGTTTCCCACCTCGCTTGCCTAACAACGTGCGCTCGTCCCTACCCCTGTTTTGCGGAAAAAGGGAACCGTCGCTAAACGACAGTCAAGTCGTCGAGCATTGGCTGGACAACAACTTCTCATCACGCCAATCATCCGTGTTCCCCCGAACTTCTATTTGA